Genomic segment of Nilaparvata lugens isolate BPH chromosome 6, ASM1435652v1, whole genome shotgun sequence:
ACATCTTCAAAATTCAAGGCTTTCTTTCTTATGTATAACATACAACAATTATATAACCTAGTTTTAatttgaaacaatataaaagCTTCATAGCATGTTAGCtttacattgattgattgatcatgTTAGTTGATGTTAATACTCAAGGATTGTCACATTGGGAAAGGCTTACGTCACAAGTTACTGCAATAATTACATATATTTTTCGCTGAAAAACATTACATTCTTTCTTTCGAATTCGCAATCCTTTTGCAAATACTATCTACCCAATGCATAACAAtcttatcaaatattttaaataggtaggCTTATTAGTTATTAAGGCTCGACTTACTCTGGTTCAAAGCAATTACTTTATTGTTTCTATGATAGTAAATTTAGTTTCAACTTTCTATTTCTTGAGGCTTAAAATGATAAGCAaattatctgaaaaataattcaaaattaccTGTTTGCTGCAAAAAAAAGAATGCATGACAATAAATCCAATACTTTGAATAGTTTCAAAAAATGAAAGATCAAAAGTCTTGCaattttataagaaaatatttagtaATATATTTAACAGTTCTATCATGACATAGCTTGAAGCTGAATTTTTACCATAACCTCCTATGAGGTTTAGAAAAAAAGTATTGTACAAGATTAGATAAAGATTAAGTTCTATATAAGTAAATGATGTGATAACTAAATGAATAGCAAGTTATAAAAATGGACattgattaaaataattaagctaaattgaaaaattaaagtaAATAACCAACTTTATATTTTGCAATCTAATAGTTACCAAAAGATAAACTGTTAATTTTTGATCCAGGGAAGGCCGTTGAATTATTCTCAGTTTAAAAAATGTAGAGCAAgcaatcataattgaaatattacATGATATTATGTCACTTTGTAAGatgcaaatataataataaattactgatCACTTACTAAATATTTACCTGAGAGCAGAAGGGAACGTCAAAACATGTCTCTCATCCAAGGGTTGTACAAAAATAATCAGCGCCATTTTGGGTTAAACGCCTGCAGATTAATGTTTTATTTACGAAATTGCAAAAAaatttgaatgttaattattaaGCTATTCGGTAAAATATATAGATTTATACACAATCATTGAAACAATAATGACAAATATATCATCTTCAAGACAATACTCCAAATAATTTTACATTAGACATGTTGGTAACACATTGAAAGGAAATTCAAACTGTTGACAAATCTAGGACCCGAATTCTAAGATGGTTTAAACTTTATATCAAAATGCATGATTATACCTTATAATTTTTGCACTTTAGTCATTTAAATGTTTTCAAGTATTTGACTGATatctaaataaaaaatctgaTAGAACAACATTCATAGAGATTTCTTATCATTGATGAGCATTGACTGTCCAAGGTGAGATTCATTTAGGCCTAAacattatttgaaagaaataataaaCGCTGGCAGTTTAAAGTAAATCccactatattatataattctTTTGAATTACACTGCTGtcaaaatacatttcaatcGATAGGCCTACActaaaaattatgaaacaatCATTACTCTTATTTTCTCATAACTGATCTTTGCAGACAGCTATAAAAGCACAAATAACCCAAGTTCAATAAGCTATATCAATGTTTAATGAAAAAAGTGTACCTAGGACAAACGTTCACAGCTAGAAGAAAGCTTGCTGATATACGCTAGTCCAAAATATTTTTGCAGAAAATATCAAACTCAAATTAACTTATTATTAACTCGTTATCTTTTTTATAATAACTTACCGCGGTACCCTACACAGAATGAACACAGCAAATGTGTTTAAATTTAGATACATCTGAACTCACAGCCCAGGCAATAAATTCTCAAAAAAGGCCTACATAAGAAAAATTTAGCAATATATTTATCgacccgcagttctgtttagggtagtaagaaggtaaacatatcaaaaatctcaacccctacccactgtgctaagggggtggatGTGGTCCAAAGGTACCAGTTTTTTGTTTCTCGCATGTAATTCGAAAACTAtgtacagacatgactattttatacaaaattgaatCTTACATATTCCTCTCACACATTTTTCTATACCttatagtttttgagatatccgctgatcttgaaggtgtgacatttaaaaaaaaagtttacCTCCAATTTTTTTGCTcataactttttgaaaatcTATGGCAAAattcatgctgattatgagcttatagagcagcAAATTCTTCAGtctgatgtataatttcacacttttacacATTTCTCTAAGACTGTTTTGCAGCAGCTCTAGTATTGAGTATCTCCAGTTTTGCTACAATAGACCAattattgacaaaggaatttggagaaaatgtttttaacacaatttttgaatgcagcagctttgttgggacttGTTAGAAGGAAAACTCTCATCCCTACCCCATGAGCtcaagggatgagggtggttcaaAAGTTGCATAATTATTTAGCGGTTTGCTTTCACGtttatatcttggaaacaatgcgttcaaccaacatgactaactattaaaaaataaagcttgataaattttcaacaatttttgttAAGTGGAGTTTTGTGACATTTGCAACAgatttcgagatattcgctcttgaaagaatgaaattgttaaaatagcagctttttatccaattttctgcactttcagggcttataactccaCAACAATTGCATAGTAAAAATAAATGCTCATCCTATGTAGGTTTATaaagaattaaattttcttgaatCTGATGTATAATTCTCCTTATTCAACTTTTTCCTTTGATTATTATTGCAGCTTTAATGTGGGggtaaatttttcaattctacTGGTGTCAagtcagcggttccacaccttcaacagaggggataaagatgtGCACTTTTGCTAGGTTCACCTTATTCCAACTAGTCTCAATTGAGCTGCAAAGTAAAAAAAAGTGTTAAAGACACTCCCTTCAAATTTAATTGTTTGATGATCAATAGTTGTtgccatattgaaaatttcacccctaCATTAATTCTGCTATtataataaaaggaaaaagttgaatagtgagaatattattctttccTTTTACGGTAACatgtttgaaaattttcttctgaatttagagataaagaataataagcaaaaaactttgaaaataagccatatttattataaattatgttcATACTTTTTCATGATACATACAACAATAACATGGGGCAAGGTCGATCACTAGCTAAGTTAAAATATTTACTATTGgattataaataaaagaaatcAAAGTTGTAAATTTTCTATAAATCTATAACATTATAATTAATGCTCTCGAGGTGAACGCTATATAATACACGAGCTCTCATTATCTActtgtaaagttttaaaaaccacaaattatttttatttagtattCAATCACctacagaaaaataatataggtACTTTCCATATTGCACTAGAGAAAAAGTCTAGTAGGCCTACACTACTTTATATGTACTTTATTATTGTACTTTATACATTATATGGAGAGTACTTCAATACCTTGCACCTAATTCTTAATTCTACCAAGTTGGAGATAACTTGAAAGGCAagggaaaaatataatttattaataactaaaattattAGCTCGCTCCAATAGTAAAGTAATACATCTGAAAATACTTGGATAAAATTGGGTAACTTATATTAGTTGGTTGCCAATTGAGTAATAAGGGCAGCACACATTTCAAAGAATTCCATGGTATGGTGGCCAGTGCTCTGCTGAGGAATAGCATCTGGCTCAATAGGATTAACAGCGGCAGAATCTTCTTCGGCACTCAAGCTCTTGAAATCGAGCAGATAACTCTTGTAGTCGACCTGATAGAGTTGCAGCGACATCTTGGTGTACTTGCCGGTCACAACCGACGGCTGCTTCTGCCTCACTCGCACGTGAAACGGGTTGATGATCTTCCACTCAAAGTCGAGCGCCTTCATGGCTCTGTAGACCTCGTTCATAATGTCGTTAGGTTTGCTCTGCGAGCGGATTCCCAGATGCCATTTGGCTCTTTTGACGGGTGTGCCGCGGTTCTTGTCTTCCCGGGTCAGCGAATTGCTCATAGCTCTTTCGCGCAGAGGTGCTATTCGTTCGGGGTGAGGCCGAACTGGGCTGGGGGTCATCTCACTCGGACTGAACGACACAACTGGTGGCGGACTGCTTGCTACATAGAAATCCTTCAGTTCAGCTTTTGCAGCCTCGTCTGCAATCCTCTTGTTATCAATAATCAAGTGATAAGCAATTCCTAGTTGATCGTGAGGATCTCCACTCAGCAAAGCATTGTGCACCTCATGCTCCTTCACTGCAAACTTCTCACAAACCTCGCTGACTGCATCCGTATCAATGACCGATGAGTCTTGCTCCACAGGCGACGGAAACAAATAAGCTGGAAGCTCCTTCTGAAACCATTCGTGATTCTTGATATCTTCAATCGTTGCTCGCTTCATGGGGTCCACTTGCAGCATATGGCACAGAAGACTGACAACGGTTTTATTAAGGTACTCTGGGATGGGGAAAATACCAGATTTAATCTTTCGAAACAATGTGGGTACATGCTCGTCATCAAACGGAAGAGTTCCACAAAGCAATGCATACAGAATAACCCCGCACGACCATATATCAACCTCTGGTCCAGCATAAAGTTTACCAGATATAACTTCTGGTGCAGCATAGTTCGGGGAGCCACAACTTGTTCTCAGAAACTCTCCATCCATCATCATGTTGGACAGGCCAAAGTCTGCAATTTTCACATGAAGGTTGTGGTCTAGAAGAAGATTTTCTGGCTTCAAGTCTCGGTGTACAATCATATGTCTATGGCAGTAGTCTACGCCTGAAATTATCTGTTGAAAAAATCTTCTAGCCTCATACTCCTTCAATTTTCCATGCTTTACAATATAATCAAACAGTTCTCCACCCGAAACGTATTCCATgatcatgaaaatatcagtCGGAGTGCTGATAACCTGGTACAATTTGATGATATGGGGATGTCTGAATAGCTTCAAGTTTTGAATTTCTCTACGAATTTTTCCTACAACATCAAGACTTTTGATTTTCTGCCTGTTCAGAATTTTAACAGCTACTTTATGTTTTGTTAACTGATGTTCGCCTATTTTCACCTTTCCAAAAGTTCCTACTCCCAAAGTCTGCCCTAATATGTAATGACCGATCTTCACAATCGGCTGAATACTTTGCGAGCTTTTCTCACTCATTTTTACTGAAACTTAacagtttattaaaaaatattcaaataaaaaatacgtTCACGCATATTATTGTAGATTGTGGAGTTTTGTTGATTCACCAGCGATGTCACCACCAACAGTCATTCCATTATTCGTAGTCAGTCAGCCGTCTTCTGATATGAACATctgaaatcaacaaaaattAACTTGATTGTTCATTGCATATTGATAAAGTTATACACCGTAATAGATTTATCAAAATAGTCGACATTTGGATGGCtttttctaattgaaaattaaatgacTTTGGTGAATGCTTTATTAAAATGAACATTTATTACAGGCAGTTGAAAGGCAGTGAACATTTTAACCACAGTATGCAAAACAGATTTCCAGGTTGTCATTTGAATTGCCAGATGAGTACacataatttaaaatagaaGTTTCATCCCAGATATTGAGCTACGTGTATTTGGCTGACTTTTAGCCCAGCAATGTTTTTGTTTCCAAATTCTTCAATAAAgtaaaaaaacagaataaaatagAAGCAAGGTACAAGTGATTCAGAATCCAATGGCCAGAGTTCGAGAGATTAACCTAGACTTTATCTGACACATGTTTTAAAGGTGAAAAACTAAAGACGATTTTTGTAAATGTTCAGTGTGTGGAACACAAATTAATTTGGTCTCACTTTTTGTTCAGAACACTTGTCCTGACATACTGTGCATAAGTGATCATCATCCAAAAATCTAAGAGCAAGCATAATTCAATGTATAAAAGAACATTCAAAAATTGCTACTGGCTTTTTCGCATAACTCACAGGAATGGAGGAACTGCAATACACCTCAGATCTAAATTTTGACTGTCTGGATCTGAGTACCTTCCGTGCTGAGCTTGATATTGAACTTGCAGTAGCAAAGATTGAGAAGTATTCAGTTATTATCTCAGTTTATCGCTCTCTCATcggtaataatttattgaacttGGTATAGCGATACTCAACTACCTATATGAATTCTGCTGcttttgtatttagttttagtttaccagagattgataatggtgtaacaaccgaaaccggtctttctacttttaataaaatctgtggtttcaaaatttttttaataattttattcaattagtaatattgaacatttttcCAATACTATGGACAAATGCTTATCAAGTTTGAGTAATTTGCACTTGCCTATTGAACTTGGTGGTGATGTGAATATTCAGTTAGATGTGAATGACATTATTTATCACAAATTCAGGTGCCTACTCCAAAGTCATGGAATGTACATCACAAATCATGCACCCACTCGAGGAAACAATTGTTTAGATACTATTGCTATTTCTCTTGACACTTGGA
This window contains:
- the LOC111057138 gene encoding 5'-AMP-activated protein kinase catalytic subunit alpha-2: MSEKSSQSIQPIVKIGHYILGQTLGVGTFGKVKIGEHQLTKHKVAVKILNRQKIKSLDVVGKIRREIQNLKLFRHPHIIKLYQVISTPTDIFMIMEYVSGGELFDYIVKHGKLKEYEARRFFQQIISGVDYCHRHMIVHRDLKPENLLLDHNLHVKIADFGLSNMMMDGEFLRTSCGSPNYAAPEVISGKLYAGPEVDIWSCGVILYALLCGTLPFDDEHVPTLFRKIKSGIFPIPEYLNKTVVSLLCHMLQVDPMKRATIEDIKNHEWFQKELPAYLFPSPVEQDSSVIDTDAVSEVCEKFAVKEHEVHNALLSGDPHDQLGIAYHLIIDNKRIADEAAKAELKDFYVASSPPPVVSFSPSEMTPSPVRPHPERIAPLRERAMSNSLTREDKNRGTPVKRAKWHLGIRSQSKPNDIMNEVYRAMKALDFEWKIINPFHVRVRQKQPSVVTGKYTKMSLQLYQVDYKSYLLDFKSLSAEEDSAAVNPIEPDAIPQQSTGHHTMEFFEMCAALITQLATN